Proteins co-encoded in one Setaria viridis chromosome 9, Setaria_viridis_v4.0, whole genome shotgun sequence genomic window:
- the LOC117837616 gene encoding uncharacterized protein: MGTGEGPPPARREISARRRRWLDGDYDDDEEYVLEEEEEDYAEELSASSAGEEGEGSDAEYQQDEEEEEEEIETPRPKRPVKGSDRGRKGKVDPAAARSRRRKYEEDEDYEEEVEEDEEVEEYRDELEEVEEEEEAPPRPKSLAKCGGRSRNVKPPTAANRSHQRRHLDDEDMDFDPELDDEEDELDEDIDFDPEADDDDEDEYQDEEEEELSAIRARKVTVKNLAKQKSVSKRRTLKKKKKNKGSKASGKKSASAKAKKSAPVRRRRKRSMIDEYEEDEDEDEDDDDFIVEDERPRKKARKRNGREAELDAEVSPVEEETWPNLESDTSDFEFATSDEEHNNVETPVVEQITVKKGRKKRISGSESSSDSEFVVSDKELEDLRETELPKPVPIMLPASMRRICITRHGEGKGKEKQEQEEAGKPICGICLSEEQRATVQGVLNCCSHYFCFGCIMEWSRVESRCPLCKQRFTTITKSSKVDLGLGVRKAVIKVEERDQVYQPTEEEIRRWLDPYENVVCIECNQGGDDSLMLLCDICDSSAHTYCVGLGREVPEGNWYCGGCRLGDEGPSYTGIQRTVAYERQNYRNHVDSSSVSFGTAAPSGTLERPPSINPRRSFQGIDLNLSPREFPGETHPAESQVSTDSVSTPTGRRATLSGRRQIHRYIRILLTRPRPPSRQDAYHNIAQHSGGVPRTEPNRRNFPSSSEENTSHSMPDGIQNHHNGLPFVQAHNNFAPCMSLDGDEGVKSNLRNI, translated from the exons ATGGGGACGGGggaggggccgccgccggcgaggcgagaAATCAGcgctaggcggcggcggtggctagaCGGGgactacgacgacgacgaggagtatgtgctggaggaggaggaagaggattaTGCGGAGGAGCTCTCCGCCTCGagcgccggggaggagggggagggttCTGACGCGGAATACCAGCAGgacgaagaggaagaggaggaggagatcgagaCGCCGCGGCCGAAGCGACCGGTAAAGGGCAGCGACCGCGGGCGGAAGGGGAAAGTGGATCCGGCTGCTGCGCGATCTCGGCGCCGGAAgtacgaggaggacgaggactacgaggaggaggtcgaggaagatgaggaagtGGAGGAGTACCGCGATGAGCTGGaggaggtcgaggaggaggaggaggcgccgccgcggccgaagAGCCTTGCGAAATGTGGTGGCCGTAGCCGAAATGTGAAGCCACCTACTGCGGCGAATCGATCTCATCAGCGAAGGCACTTGGACGACGAGGATATGGACTTTGACCCTGAGTtggatgacgaggaggatgagTTAGATGAGGACATCGATTTCGATCCTGAagcggacgacgacgatgaggatgagTACcaagatgaggaggaagaggaactgTCTGCTATCCGTGCCAGAAAGGTTACTGTTAAGAATCTGGCGAAGCAAAAGTCTGTTTCAAAGCGGCGAacgctgaagaagaagaagaaaaataagggATCTAAGGCTTCTGGGAAGAAGTCAGCTTCAGCTAAAGCGAAGAAGTCTGCTCCTGTTAGACGGCGTAGAAAGCGTTCAATGATTGACGAAtatgaggaggatgaggatgaggatgaggatgatgatgacttcATTGTGGAGGATGAACGCCCCAGGAAGAAGGCCAGGAAAAGGAATGGGAGGGAGGCAGAGTTGGACGCTGAAGTATCACCTGTTGAGGAAGAGACATGGCCAAACCTTGAGTCAGACACATCAGACTTTGAGTTTGCAACATCTGACGAGGAACATAACAATGTTGAGACACCGGTAGTTGAGCAGATTACCGTCaaaaaggggaggaagaagaggatatCTGGATCTGAGTCGTCTTCTGATTCTGAATTCGTTGTATCAGATAAGGAATTGGAGGATTTGAGGGAGACTGAGCTTCCAAAGCCTGTGCCAATAATGCTCCCTGCATCGATGAGAAGGATTTGTATTACAAGGCATGGAGAAGGCAAGGGTAAGGAGAAACAGGAACAAGAGGAGGCTGGGAAGCCAATATGCGGGATCTGCCTCTCGGAGGAACAGAGAGCTACTGTGCAGGGCGTCCTCAATTGTTGCTCACACTACTTTTGCTTCGGGTGCATCATGGAATGGTCTAGAGTTGAGTCAAGGTGCCCATTGTGTAAGCAGCGGTTCACTACAATCACCAAGTCGTCAAAGGTGGATCTTGGTCTTGGAGTGAGGAAAGCTGTAATCAAGGTCGAAGAGCGTGACCAG GTTTATCAGCCCACTGAAGAGGAAATAAGGCGTTGGTTAGATCCATATGAGAATGTCGTGTGTATAGAGTGCAATCAAGGTGGCGATGATAGTCTCATGCTACTATGCGACATTTGTGATTCCTCAGCGCATACTTATTGTGTTGGCTTGGGAAGGGAAGTGCCTGAAGGAAATTGGTACTGTGGAGGATGTAGACTTGGTGATGAGGGACCGTCCTATACCGGAATTCAGCGCACCGTGGCTTATGAAAGACAAAATTACAGAAATCATGTTGATAGTAGTTCTGTTAGTTTTGGCACAGCTGCACCTAGTGGCACATTGGAAAGGCCGCCATCAATCAACCCTCGCCGATCTTTTCAAGGGATTGATCTAAATCTATCCCCAAGAGAGTTTCCTGGGGAAACTCATCCTGCTGAATCACAAGTTTCAACTGATAGTGTATCAACTCCCACTGGTAGGCGTGCAACTCTTTCAGGAAGGCGTCAAATACATCGATATATTCGGATTTTGCTAACTAGACCAAGGCCACCGAGTAGACAAGACGCATACCATAATATTGCACAGCACAGTGGTGGTGTACCAAGAACTGAACCAAACCGTCGTAACTTCCCGTCTTCATCAGAAGAAAACACATCACACAGTATGCCTGATGGCATTCAGAACCATCACAATGGCCTTCCATTTGTTCAAGCTCACAACAATTTTGCTCCATGCATGTCCCTCGATGGTGATGAAGGTGTCAAGAGCAACCTCAGGAACATATAA
- the LOC117836500 gene encoding uncharacterized protein: MAAADYDRAYRPYAAPAPAPAPAGEYDRPYRNEVVPYGDRRLDIVVKPPARSPPPPLPASTRSGGGGGGVGGSAWCFSDPEMKRRRRVASYKAYSVEGKVKASLRRGFRWIKAKCSELIHG; this comes from the exons atggccgccgccgactACGACCGCGCGTACCGCCCCTACgcggccccggcccccgcccccgcccccgccggcgagTACGACCGCCCCTACCGCAACGAGGTCGTGCCCTACGGCGACCGCCGCCTCGACATCGTCGTCAAGCCGCCCgccaggtcgccgccgccgccgctgccggcgtccaccaggagcggcggcgggggcggaggggtTGGGGGTTCGGCGTGGTGCTTCAGCGACCCGGAGatgaagaggcggcggcgggtggcgagcTACAAGGCCTACTCGGTGGAGGGCAAGGTCAAGGCGTCGCTCCGCAGGGGGTTCCGCTGGATCAAGGCCAAGTGCTCCGAGCTCATCCATGGCTG A
- the LOC117835590 gene encoding peroxisomal membrane protein 11-3, producing MASSSESSKPKPAPAPSRPPSRDFLAHLEAYLARRDGVDKLLKISRYSARLALSAGPPLPPSASARLKSFESSVGLSRKAFRLGKFVQSLNALRAHPHPPPALAVLACGGEGVYYFVEQFVWLAKAGLLPAHLLPRLQLLSAWAELLGYVGSIAIKLEEVAKIESSIKERLAEGCGEESEAVRTMRGKLLLKRMSVVQDVADAVMALGDVTDGKGWLGSSTLMASAGLLSALISTHKNWKSC from the coding sequence atggcctcctcctccgagTCCAGCAAGCCCAAGCCCGCACCGGCACCCTCTCGCCCTCCGTCCCGCGACTTCCTCGCCCACCTCGAGGCCTACCTCGCCCGCCGCGACGGCGTCGACAAGCTCCTCAAGATCTCCCGCTACTCCGCGCGCCTCGCGCTCTCCGCGGGTCCGCCGCTgcccccctccgcctccgcccgcctcaAGTCCTTCGAATCCAGCGTCGGGCTCAGCCGCAAGGCCTTCCGCCTCGGCAAGTTCGTGCAGTCCCTCAACGCCCTCCGCGCACACCCGCACCCGCCCCCGGCCCTCGCGGTCCTCGcctgcggcggcgagggcgtctACTACTTCGTCGAGCAGTTCGTCTGGCTCGCCAAGGCGGGGCTCCTGCCCGCGCacctcctcccgcgcctccAGCTCCTCAGCGCCTGGGCCGAGCTGCTGGGCTACGTCGGCTCCATAGCGATTAAGCTGGAGGAGGTGGCCAAGATCGAATCGTCCATCAAGGAGCGCCTCGCCGAGGGCTGCGGGGAGGAGAGCGAGGCCGTGAGGACGATGCGGGGTAAGCTGCTGCTGAAGCGGATGTCGGTGGTGCAGGACGTGGCGGACGCGGTCATGGCGCTCGGAGATGTCACTGATGGGAAGGGTTGGCTCGGGAGCTCCACGCTGATGGCATCGGCAGGCCTGCTCTCGGCGTTGATCAGCACGCACAAGAACTGGAAATCTTGTTGA